The following is a genomic window from Patagioenas fasciata isolate bPatFas1 chromosome 1, bPatFas1.hap1, whole genome shotgun sequence.
GTGGTCAAACCAGCTGGTCTTTcaaggtctctttcaaccaaaaccattctatgattctatgatctttaaTGCCTCTGGATGCTTCCTGGGACTAGatgcaggaaaacagaagaaagaatgaGATTGCCATAAAAgtaaacagtaaaagtaaagaggAAGAAGACTGACAGAAACCTAGGAAAGGGAAATAAAGGATGCATGTAGAGGTATCAAGTTGCTGAAGTGGTCCACATCCCAGATAAGACCTCAGAGGTGTTTCACTTGTAACTTTTGAATTTCAGAAAACGTGAAAGTAGTCAAGGTCAGGTCTATTTTTTGAAAATGCAGGGATAGTAATGATGTTGATGTCTGCTTCCTCCTGGCTCTAGGGACCACGGGCCCACTTTGACATGTTTGTTAACATGCTCTacactgatttttcttccttGGTCCACAGTTATTTTGTTGCACCTAACTTTAGTATTTATGGTAGGGCTTAAACACataagacacttttcttttttgttgtaccTACAACTGGTTTTATCTGGCTCCTGGGTTTTCAGTGCCCTCACTGGTGAGTTCCCGATAGCACTGGGGCCTCTGGTATTATCCTACACTCAGACCTTTACAGGCACCACTATTGCACCATAACTTCCCTTTTTTATGCTTCCTCATTAGTCTAGGGTCACAGATAGTTCATTCTACACAGCCAAATTACTTGTTATTCctatttatataaaaatgttCAACAACAGACATTATACCAATtatacaaagccaaacaaaactaaaacaagaaAGGTAAGAGTCACCTGCTCATTAGACAATTGTCAATAAGGACAAACAACATAAAACAAAGCTCCAAGCAAGTTGAGACTAGTCTAGACAAAACCTGATAAGCTCCCAGGCCTCTGTTAACTTAACACAAAGCCTGTGACTTGTCACCTGCAACAGCAATACTGTATTTACTAATGCATGGGGCTACACAGGGCATTGTTAACTAGGAAGAAGACATTGTAAGGGAGCTGGAAAGAGATTCCACGAGAtccagtctttttatttttttatttttttactatttaatGATTAATTTCACATCTCTGAAATGCACGGCACTGGGACTGACGGTTAGGGTGACAGCGTTAGGGTTTGAACAAGAACAGTTTTGAGAAACCTGAAATCTCAATGCATCTTTGAGGAccctgagaaaaaggaaaagggctcATCTTGGTTTAAAGTGCTACTTTACCTTCTATCATTGACTTCTCAAGGACTGGGCCTAATTTCTAGCCTAGGACAGATTTAAAAGCAGGAGTAGGGGTAGAATTTGGGAAAGTGCATGCTGAAGAGCCCAGGTTCCTGCTGCATCTCAGAGATTCTCTGGGAAGAGGACTCACACCAGTTTCCTCAAAACTATTTTTCCTTAACCCCTTGTGGACTCCTGTCTCATGCCAGCTTTACATTTTGAAATGAGGTAGGACCAAGATCAGGGTTACATCCAGGGCTTTGGAAAGTAGTGGTTCATGAGTCCAGGTTTCTGCTGTAACTTGGAGGTCCCTGAGTGTACAGAAGAGGTTTCAAACTGCTGGAGACACGTTTTCTTCATCATTCCCTGGTCATGGGATCAAATTCATTTCCAGCTAAGGCAAAAATTGCAGTTAAGGTTAGGGATCGAGAAAGTTGTTTTCTATTATCTAATATCTCTTCTAGGGAAAGCGTAGGCACATCGCTGGGAAGATTTTTGGAAACCTCTGGCTAACTTTTCTCTGAAAGTCACGTTTCATGTTGCCATCTGGtctcaaatatttatttccctTGTGAATAATaacctatgaaaaaaaaaaaaagggggaggatgTTTTTTCTGTGTGTACATGGAGAGAAAAGTATAAAAAGCATatcatgtatgaaaaacatatggCAGGTATCATGGTCCTCCCTCTTCACCCTCTGCCTGAAAGCATCCTGTTGACTGTAGTCACCCTCATGCCTCACTGGTTGGCCCTCACTGGGAATTCAGGCGCTGGATCATTTCATGCCTGCAGCAGGGTCAGGGTCAGCCATGGGCTGCTGCCTGAATTTGGATGCTCAGTGATTCCAGAAGGTAAATTTGGAGACAGTTAAGTAATGTAAAGGACTGGCCAGCCTTGAGGATAGACCAATCCAGCTCAACGTGTGGGGTCATCCAGCTCGAGTGGGACACAGGTGACCTGGATTAACCCCACGTAGTAAGACCTGTCATACTTGGTCTTAGAAtcgtagaattattttggttggaaaagacctttaagatcattgagtccaaccattaacctaacactggcactaaaacatgtccctaagaacctcatctacatatcttttaaaccTCTTGGCTcaaccgctgccctgggcagcctgttccaatgtctgacaaccctttccgtgaagaattttttcctaatatccaatctgaatcttccccggtgcaacttgaggccatttcctcttgtcctatcacttgctacttgggagaagagaccaaccctctccatgctacaccctcctttcaggtagttgtagacagcgataaggcctccccccagcctccttttccccaggctgaacagccccagttccctcagctgctcttcatcagacttgtgcttcaccAGCTTcgctgcccttctctgcactctttccagcacctcaatgtcttgtcgtgaggagcccaaaactaaCTGCAGGATTCGACGTGTGGGCTCACCAGGGTCAGAAAACTACACTAAAGATGAACACTTTGTCGGCAGGACAGCCCTGCCTCCCTCCGCCAGCACAGCTCCATGGCCGTGCGCGGGCACCCAGCGCAGGCTCGGCCTGTCCCGCGGAGTCGCTGTGCGCAGCGCTACCACGGCGGCCCCTGGCGGCCGCGCCCGGCGCCGCTCACGGACCCAAGGGACAGCGGAGCCGCCTCCCGCTCGTTCCTCCCGGACCGGGATTACGTGGGATCTGGGCGTCGGTTTTGGTCGATCGGTCCCCAGCAGATCCCCACAGCGGCCCCGGTTACCCAGCGCTCAACCCTGGTGGCAGCACCCGCAGGCGGGTCTCGGCGGGTCACAAAGCCACTGCTGTGCCAGGAATGCCGGCAAACTTTAGACCAGCCTAACTTTGTAAAGCATGAGCAGGAAACCCCAGAGCAGGAAACCCCATCTGTCCAGTCTTACGTGTATTAACTTTGATGCTATATTGTAAAGTCTGTCCGTTTTCTTAGGTGTTTGCTTGAAGGAAATGTGCTCATGGATTTGTTTCTTAAAGACCTTGGCTGTTATTACACTATCAGGGATCCAGAAATTAACGTTGATGCCTCCACAGTTCGAATTATTcatttaaaattagatttattgCTGGAAATGAATCCAGAAAGCTTACCATGGAAATCCATTATTTTGAACAGAAACAAGGAATTAATGAAGTGAAGCATTACAGATCAGGCAGCAATAGGAATCCAGACAGTGCAAAACGTGTTTTAGCTCTGCACTTGCCAGATCTGCTGGGACAGCTGTACACACCAACAGCCTTGCTTACAGGGCAGTTTGCAGGACTCTTGTTTGGTGACCGTGTTGTCTGTTCTAGTGTTTTCAGTAATTACATTAACCAGAACACAGTgagtgtatggaaaaaaaaaaaaaaatacattgaaatgtcttaaaaaaaagaaaaaaggaacattCTGTCAGTGATCAAATTTCAAAAGTGAGTGTTGCCTCAAGACTGAAATTCAAAATTCAGTTTAATATATTTAGAACTCCCATTCTGGTTAACATAGTTAAGTATTTTCTGTAGTTAACAGTCTCAGTAGATCAGGAGCAGTTAAAGGAGAGCAGTTCTTCATCAGCAGGTTCTTTGCACAGAGTACCAAAGTCCCAAGGCTGTGATTTTCCCACAAGGACTGGTGCTCTGCATGGGTGGAAATTATTGTTGCAGTCACAAGGTACCAGAGAAGTTGTCCAGTAGCAGGACTATTAATTATTAATATAAAAAAGAGTCagttcttgttaaaaaaaaaaaaaaaaaattcaacaggcCTTTACAGTCTATGCAGGAACTGGCAGTTGCTATAATATTTTATGCTTCCTCGGGGATTCAAAAAACGTGCCTCCATCTcactgtgttgttttggtttggtttgtttttcttttttcccaaactGGAGAGTAACACTTGTGAATTTTATACATGtgcattttttaatgtacttttccCTCAGCTCTTCTaacaaaacagtataataaaactAAACATTCAGATTTGCACTGCTCTTTGTCATACACCAGTTAAGCCTGTGGGGTTTGCCTTTGTTCCATTAATGGTATGTCATTTTTAGTTGTGTATgtaacatgaaaacaaaaaagtgctGAACAGAAATCATCTATTGATACTCTTTAATGCTATAGCTTCCTTAAGGcttcaaatataaataaaagtcaGTTATCTGTtatatattgtctttttttttctccattcactAGAAAACACAGGATACTGAGGTTTTCTGAGAAGTTCTGATTACCTTCAAATCATATTGATTAAAATAGCAATTTCCTTTTGATTTCAGTAGGATTTATCAGCAGCTGGCACCTCTATGGAGcaagaacatttttttcagtcttcttaTGACATACAGAAAGTCAGTGTTGGTCTGCAATGTTCAGGTTGTGCCCAAGGCAGCAACTGACAACTAACAAAAGCCTAATTGATATTATTTCTTCCCTGGAGTTTTTTATTTGAGTCAGCACACAGGATGAAGAGAGGAAAGTGGACTGAGCTGAAGTCAAGCTATGAGCAAGGGAATGAATGGCTAGAAAAGCCCACAGTCTTTCAAATTTTCTTTGATTATTATGTCTGTGACTGCATCAAATACAAACTTGACATTCTGGGTGTCTGTGGCACATGTCAAGTGAGCATATATCTCTTTATCTTCTTTCCTTATGTTCAAGTCTAGGAATTGTTGCTTGATGTAATTTCCAGCATCTTCAAATGTATTTAGTCCTAGCAGAGAGAACAGTAAAAGAGAAGACACACTGCAACTGATAATTCTTCACAGCCACTAAGAAATAAGAactcttttcctgcctttttttttctcgttTAATAAAGGGAATTAACCATGCACTAAGTATGAAAATTTTGTATCTACACTGTGCACCTACTTTTAAATTTCAATACCTAACAAGAAGTCTTCATTTCTTATTTTCTAATAATAATATTTGTATACTTCATTTTGGACACTCCCTATCATAGATACTTTAGGTTGATACTAAAATACAGAcaacttttgttttttctctggcaCTTTCTGACATAGCTTCATATATTTTCTTGCATCAGCTTGTAAGAGCTGCTGTTTTCTATTTCCAGTAGACCTTACTGTGACATACAAAAAGAGTCAGACTTCCTTTACAGAATGGGTTTTCAAAACAGGGCCAAAAACCTGGATTCAGTTATGAGTTGTGTGTGAGTGATGAGCCACTGACTTCTAAAATGTTGGCTGGGTTCATTACACCACACTCAGCCATCTGAAAATTCTAGTTCTCGCAGCTTCCTCTACTGCCAGTTAAGAGAAACAGGCATCTCCAGAGAGAGATAATCCCACCCTAGCATAAGCACTGTGAGGGAGATGAACTGGATTCTGGCCATGTCTGTTCCATATTGTCCTTTTGAGAGAAAGGCTAAATGCGTAGGCAAGATACTTAGCATTTGTATGGTTATATATAGGTGATCTGAGTCAAAGCCTCAGTCTTTAAAGCACAGCCTAAGCTAATCATCtcaatgtattttcttctgaaaactccAAACTTACCATTATACTCAGGAAAGCAGACATTCAAATGAACTTTCCTTATTTTCTCTTGAAAGAGGTCTTTTTTGTTTAGAAACAGCACAATGGAAGTGGCTGCAAAGCACTTGTGGTTGCAGATGCTGTTGAACAGCTGAAGGCTTTCATGCATTCTGTTCTGTATAGATGCAAAAGGTGAATGTGAGAGACTGACAAATCTCATCCCCATATGTCGTTTTTACTTTAATGTTCTTTACTGGCAAGAAGCAATACAGCATAATAGCCTTTAAATGGTTATCAGGGAACAGGAATAGTTGTGATATGCCATCAGAAAGTACATTACAACTTAGCAGCAAAAagggttgtttgtttgtctcttctgACTCACCACTTCTTTATCTTCCGCCAGAACCATGTCATAGGCACTGAGTGCAGCACAGAAAATGATGCAAGTAACTCCCTCAAAGCAATGAATCCACTTCTTTCTCTCCGATCGCTGTCCACCCACATCAAACATCCTTTGCAGAAAAAATAACATACAATGTAAAGCACTAACTAGTAAGGATGTAGTCATGCTCTTAATGTGTAGAGTGCAACCGGAAACGAATGACAATAAAATACCCAGTTTTTCCAAATAGTGGCCTATTCTATCCCAACAGGTCAATAAGTACTGCATTTTACTTATGGCTTTGTAGGCCACATAAAATTCAACATAAAGGCTAAAATACCTACATATAGGACATATATTTGGTACTCTCGAGTGGCATCCTGTGTGGAAAAAGTGGGGCTCTGAATAAGAGCTCTGTGTAGCACTAAGCCCTGCAGGCAGGGTTTTATTCAGGACAGAGTTCATACCTGAAACATTGACAAAACCCCCTCAAATCCACAGTTGTTTGTTACTTCACAGTTTTGCTTGTAGTGAACTGACACATTGATCAATAAGGCACATGACTGGAAACCAGTTGTGGGTTGACCCACTGGTTATGTTTAATTGCCTGGTGTAGATTTATATTTAGTCATCTGTTCATGGCTCTGGTGTGATGGCTGAGCTGTGCAACCTGCGGTGTGCGCCTGTGTCTGGGGTCCCTGCCCCATCCAACTCATTAGTTGCTGCTTGAGCAGCAGGTCATGGGGCGTGGGAATCTTTTCATTTGACCAGATGAAAATCCAGGGCTGTCCTCTTCTGCATTGACTTCAGTCTTTGCCAAAAATTACTGCCTTTGCGTAGTCGTATGAGCTTTTTATGGATTTTTTATATAGGGCCCAAAGCATGATTAAATGGGACATAGTTAGGGCCCAACTGAGATGGAGCTGTCACCAAAGCTACCATTGCTCTGCCTAGCAGTATCTTTCAAAAtcgctttatttttcttttcttgggcTTTCTTTTCACTATTTTTCTTACATAAAAGATGCCAAACCTAGacatttattcaaatacattagaaaggagaaaaaacattgtAAAAAACCCAGGTCTGTCCTATTATTACTTTTGCTGTTTCCTTGTGTGCATGATGACTTTTCCCTGTGCTGCCTGTTGTTGAACTTAAAACTGTAAAATCTAGTCCTTTGTTGCATTTTTCCTTCCTTCAAGAAAATGCATTAGATCTTATTCTCTGGATGTGCCTCCTCCAGAGTCTGAAAATTAAACACAACTGAATTTTCATAGCAATGAAAATTTTGAGATTCAGTATATAAAAAAGCACATCAGTAACAAACAGTGCAAGAATAATTTGTTACTGAAACACCATTTTTGCAgtatatttcttctgttttcttcaccaTCAGCAACGCAGCTGATGGAAACAAAAGTTATAGTTTATCATTTTTCATCCTACTTAGAAGACATGAAACCCTTCCCAATGCTCATGAGGAACTGTGTCTGCAGCCGAGGAGTaattagagaaaaataatttttattttctagtaCATTTCACCTCTTTGTCTGATCATTGGGTGCCTATAAACGTGAATTATTAGGAAATTAGGAGGCTGTTGTGGAGCAAGATTTTGGTGACAGTAATGCCATTCTTCCAAATGTATCTTCTCTGAGTTCAGTATGACTACGGAAGAGTGAGGTCAGTATGAATGAAATATCTTGACTTTTGGCTGTGATTAGTGCCCAAAAGTCACCTGCTGTTACATATATTCATTGATTGGTGGTATCTAACTCTGAAATCAGGCTTATGAGGAGTTAGAAAGCTTTGAAATTCAGTCTGCGGTAAACTTTCACAAGCATGTATAATCGCATGAATCTGTATTCATTTCCCTCAAACTTTTAGCATGTAGCCCTGTGAATGTGCATGAGAAGCCAGTTAAAAAAGGACAAGATCAAGGACAGAGGCAATGTTTATGGGCAGGTTTTGTTGTACTGACCTTAGCTTGCTTGGTTCTTATCACCCCAGACCTTAACAAATATACATGTAAAAGTGAAGTCCCTGAGTGAATAGCAGGTAATGTATTTCtgaaattatctttttcttttgctaaGACAAAATGAGTCTTGAAAGCTCTGTGTTTGCCCAGCACTACTCTTGGAAAATTTAGCCACAGATATGGGACTAGCTGTGTATTAATTTGTTCTAATGGTACATATAGCAAGACCTGAAAACTAAAGCTTGCCTGATTTCAGTTGGACTCTTCCTAGCACGTCAAAGGAAActacatcaggagaggacctataAAGATCAgattccttttaaaaaatatttaagtatgtTCTCAGCTCTGGAAATCAAAGTCAACATTAGTGAAATAAATTGAAGAGCTCAAGAAAACTAAATTAAACCAGCAAAGTAACCACCGAGAATATAGCAAATAACAAGAGATGTTGCCTGTGCAATGGTAATTCAGTTCTCTGGAGCAGTACTTGGATTTAGACTTTCACTGCATAGATACAAAATGTTTTCTGCCTCATTCGGTTCAGAGGAGGGACAAGTGTTTAGTGAATGAGGCATctgttcatgttttctttttatccCTGTATGGCTTGTGACCCCAAACCTCATTTAAGCACATGAACTAAAACTCACTCTGAATGTGGAAGTGTTCCTCTCTTTATAGATGTTTTTATGGTACTTATCAAAATAATTGCAGAGTCATCAGGATCCCCCAGCTGTTCTCATTGCTCTGGCAATGCAAAGTCACAGTGACTGTCTGGTTAAGGTAGATTTATTGCTGCTCTGCATCCCTAGAGCAGCTCAAAACCATCAAACTATTTTGTAGTGATTTTAACTTGTATTACTCAAGTACCTAAAACCACAAATTAATTTACTAACCTAACTCTACTGTGTTGTATAGCAGAGAGGCTAAACACAGTGGGGCTTGTGTTTGTGGTGGCATTAGGAGCCTTCTTCTTGTTTGCAGACACTCAGGTAACTTAATTCTCAGTTGTGTCACATTTCAGTTGGACCTGGACACCAATTCTGATATTCCAAGGGAGgtccaggttggacattaggaaaaggttcttcacccagagggtgctggagcactggaacaggctccccagggaggtgtcacagtgttcaagaagagactggacaacaccttcagacacatggtgtgaactgtggggttgtcatacgcagggacaggagttggactcaatgagccttgtgggtcccttccaactcaggacattttatgattctaatatCAGGACTGGTAGCATTCATGTCAAAGAGGGTTTACATTCTGATAATTTCTTTCTCCATcctgattttggttttattttttatgtaaacTACGGCTGTAACTGAAGGTGCTCAGATTTCCAGTGTACAAAACTGTCTGAAAGTATgttaatcagagaaaaagatgacGTTTATGACATTTTATCCTTGCATTTGTGGGTAAATTCTGAATTTTGCACGAGTGACCAGTGTATTAAAAGGTGTCAGTAATTTATCCGTAGGGCATCTACTTCAGAATCTTATTCTCTATATGTAATCTCAGTTGTGTCAAAGCATCTGTCTGGTAGCATGGATGGTTTGGGGGATCATTAATTGCCACATGAGGAGAAAAGAAGCCCAATGAAAAATGTAAAAGTTATAATCCtgatgcttcagtttcttgtctaGATGACATTCCTCAATGTGCACCCCAGCCTTTAAATTAAGAATTAAATTGAATTCAGTCCATAGAGAAAAGCATTACAGAACACGAAACTATCATAATTCattcaaatacattttcatgTGGAATTAGATATTTTAATTAGTTCACCAAGCATAACAAAATCCTGAGTATGTGAAAGTGTCAATTATTTTCAGTCAGATTTTTTCAGAGACATTGTTTTCAAGATCTTTTCTGAACATTTTGCTCTTCATCTGAAATGAGCATGAAGGCATGCATGCTAATACTGAAATTTCCCATGGGACAGAAATGATGATTTTTTGCCAGCTGTAATGCATTCTGGTGTTAAGAGCAGTTATTTCTGTTCTCAAAGGAAAAGAGTGAAAGGTTGAGAGTGCATGCAAATTAGCAGTCATCAAATGTTTTGCATGCTGTTAAGGACATTTAGGTAGACAAATTTCATAAATGTCACAAACAATTATTCAAATGACGGGATACAAATAATGCTTTTAAGACACTTGCATATGTAAAAATGTTCTTTTAGAACCTGATATTCAGAGATCTCTTAATAACGATCCATTATATACTTAAAGTTGGAGTACTGGTACTAAAATATCttgctttttctgtctgtttcAACATATTAAATAAGAGTGAATTAAAAAATATCACAATGAGATTAGCAATATTATAATGGATcaatactttttaaaagaaaatgcttgAAGATAAAACCACATAAAACTGTTGAATACAGCTTTTGTACCTGAAGTTCAAGTCCTTGAAAGAAAACTGAGTCTCTATAATCCCAGTTGTTTTCACTCGGGAGTGCAAAACATCTTGCTCAGTAGGCACATAGTTCGGTGTTGCCAACCTGTCCAGATCGTTGAGGTAACTGAGGAGAGTGAAAAGAAATGGTGACTGGTGAATTCAAAAAGTGTAATAAACATTACATAGTCACTTCATATTGAGCCGCTTCTATGTATGTTatgtaaaataaacatttaaattcAATACTATTGGTTTTTTTATACAACCTAAAGTCACAATCCagagcctttttcttttttttttttttttcctttttcttttcttgtatatAGAAGTGTAATTTAGTTCTATATAATAAACATCTTTCTGAGAATTTCAGTTCAGGAAAATCCTTATTTTCCTCAGGGATGTTAAAAAAACATCTTGTCAGGAAAGGGGTTTTGCCCATTTGCTTTCAGCAAGTGGAAGCTGCCACCAGAGGGGAAGAACCGCAGGCATCTCTCTAGAAATAGTCACAGCCTGTCAGACCTGTTATAATAGTACCTTCCTTCCTAAGTGAAAGGGAGAGCAAGATATTTTGGAGGAATTCACATGCAGGGGCTGTTTTCCCTGCAGAACTATCAGTTTACAAGAAGAAGGTaaactataatttaaaaaaaaaaaaacaccataccTTTTGTAATCCACTAATTTAGTATTCTCAAAGCCCCCTGGGAAAGAGTGGATTATCTGGTTTTCTGTCCAGTACACAGACACAAAATGTGTGTGAAATGAGAATCCAAACCAGGTCTTTGGAGACTGTCCTTGTTCTATCACCAGCCCTTCTCCTATCTCTTCCAGGCACACTCAGCTTTCTTGGCCTGGCTGGACAGAGTCTATGAATCCTACCTGCTAGTCAAGAAAGCTGTGTAAGGAGGTTGTGAACTGACAAAAGGAGAAGAGCCAAATTTGACATACAGGGATTTTCCATTATTCAGATCTCATTTGTTTCTACTAAAACACACAGAGGAAAGGCAGTAATCAAACTTCATTAGCATGAATTAATAATGAACAGACTCAGAGAAGATAACCTCAGCAAGTCAGGGTTTACACAGTATAAATCACTACTCTGTGTAGGAGCTGATTAACAGGagctgagaaacagggttttggttttaaaagacACTGAAGTGTAACATTAGATGGATGGTTGATTCTAGCTTGTTTTGAACTGATCATTAGAAGCCCAGCAGCAGGGGCAAAAATTAAGTTGATTTTAATGGTTCAGAGCCAAAGGCTagattttcagaagcagcaggtacCTAAAGATGAAGGCAGAGGATTAGTGGGATTTTCAGAAGTATTCAAGCAGATGGAAAATATATCACTGTTGTTTTTAATGTAACTCTGGCAATAAATAATGATTATTGGCTCCTTTATAGTCTATACTAGCTCCCTTAGATACTGAAACGTATGGTGGGTTAAAACAGCCCATAACACTGATAGGGAATTAACTTTAGACTCTCTTATCTTCCTTTTAGGCAGCAAAACCTGATTTGCCAAGCACCACATACACACTAGAATGTTACCTGGTGaagagttttgttgtttgtttttttttttttttttctgcattagggtttttgtttgtttgtttttaagttcagaaagtgtttttccttttaattatgaGGACTTACTACTGGCTTTTAGTGCTTGGAACTGTGGTGTGGCCTGTCAGAAAGGATATATAAAAAAGCAAAAGATTGCCCCATACTATTCCTAAGGAAATACAAGGCAACTATAAAACATGGTCAAGTCAGACACAAATTGACACaagcaatattttctttgtttgggtATCTTCTAAAaaaaggtttttgtttctgtttgaagATATAAAGAGATGAagaatttttatattttcatgGCGTATCCCTTATACTATATACAATTAGTGAGCTGCTAGTGCCGTCACTTTGCCTGGCTCCTGGATGGGACTTGGATCGTGCCTTTCCCTGCCCAGTGAGCGGGGCACCCAGCACCTTGTGAGGTATCACCCTACAGGTGCCCTCAGCCTGTAGGAGGAGCTGCAGAAACAGAGAAACCTCCAGTTGCAGGTGTTGGAAGATGGATCTCAGGTGGAACAACCTTCTGCTGCAGGTCTAGAGTCAGACTTATGCACTCTAGAAAAACTCTGACCCCGGTGGCACCTCCTTTCTGGGTCTTGTGTGAGTTtagggagaaaacagaagaggaGGACCAATCTAGCCTGCAAGAACAGCTGTAGAAACAACCAAATCAAGGAGTCCTGAAAAGCCTAAGCTTACTTACTATATCTAAGTagccccaagttgcaccagggaatgttcagattggacattaggaaacatttcttcatggaaagggttgtcaagcactggaacaggctgcccagggaagtggtggagtcatcattcATGgacatgtttaaaagatgtatagatgaggctcttagggacatggtttagtattagatttaggttgtggttggactcgatgaccttaagggtctc
Proteins encoded in this region:
- the GNAT3 gene encoding guanine nucleotide-binding protein G(t) subunit alpha-3, which translates into the protein MGHGASSESKESARRSRELEKKLQADAEREARTVKLLLLGAGESGKSTIVKQMKIIHKDGFTYKERVEFRPVIYSNAVQSILSIVKAMAKLGISYENPARIEDERKLCAMATALEDGNMSSELVELIKQLWSDGGTQACFARAAEYQLSDSAAYYLNDLDRLATPNYVPTEQDVLHSRVKTTGIIETQFSFKDLNFRMFDVGGQRSERKKWIHCFEGVTCIIFCAALSAYDMVLAEDKEVNRMHESLQLFNSICNHKCFAATSIVLFLNKKDLFQEKIRKVHLNVCFPEYNGLNTFEDAGNYIKQQFLDLNIRKEDKEIYAHLTCATDTQNVKFVFDAVTDIIIKENLKDCGLF